From Sphingomonas hengshuiensis, one genomic window encodes:
- a CDS encoding membrane-bound PQQ-dependent dehydrogenase, glucose/quinate/shikimate family, translated as MSPRRRWGSWASIAVGALVGAIGLVLLLGGAWLAVLGGSIYYLVTGAAMIAAGVLLIRGQTVGGWLYVAIVVASVAWAWWEVGANAWAQVPRVIAPVVLLFAVLLALPTLSARHNRWRMAFSGVALALVLTIANFWAAAASGPNPILGALPAAGTGGMADPSGQQVGADWPSYGGTGAARRYSALAQINPDNVGKLQRAWGIHTGDMPSTAAKGTYGAETTPLKIGDSLYLCTPKNILIALDPATGAQRWRFDPKVPDTAIPYTAACRGVVYYAKPGIMPDQPCATRIIEGTLDARLIAVDARTGKPCADFGTNGQMDTKIGMGSTPDGYVSITSPPTLVRGVLVVGHQILDGQDRWAPSGVIQGFDVVTGQLRWGWDMMHPEWNGYPPAGQQWSRGTPNMWTMASGDEQLGLVYLPMGNASADYYSSLRRPEEHQFATSLVALDVTTGKPRWRFQAVRHDVWDYDFGAEATLVDYQGVPAIVLPSKQGDIYILDRRTGQPLTPVGEVRAPQIGVEPQQRAATQPVSLWHTLRKPELTERDMWGMSPIDQMVCRIQFRRASYKGFYTPPEADRHSVQYPGYNGGTDWGGVAVDPQRGVIVANYNDMPNYVRLVPRAEANRRGWAPRDQARGEIGGAEGAGDPQANTPYAVNVNAGWRLPFTGMLCKQPPYGGIRAIDMATGKTIWDRPLGEARTNGPFGIPSMLPITIGTPNNGGSVVTAGGLIFIAAATDNLIRAIDLRTGKTLWKDVLPGGGQATPMTYEINGKQYLVIMAGGHHFMETPVSDELIAYALPE; from the coding sequence ATGAGCCCGCGACGGCGGTGGGGAAGCTGGGCATCGATCGCGGTCGGCGCGCTGGTGGGGGCGATCGGGCTGGTGCTGCTGCTCGGCGGCGCGTGGCTGGCGGTGCTCGGCGGGTCGATCTATTACCTGGTAACCGGCGCGGCGATGATCGCTGCGGGGGTGCTGTTGATCCGCGGGCAGACCGTAGGCGGGTGGCTATACGTTGCAATCGTCGTCGCGAGCGTTGCCTGGGCATGGTGGGAAGTCGGCGCCAATGCCTGGGCGCAGGTGCCGCGCGTGATCGCGCCGGTCGTGCTGCTGTTCGCCGTGCTGCTGGCATTGCCGACGCTCAGCGCGCGGCATAATCGCTGGCGGATGGCGTTTTCGGGCGTGGCGCTGGCGCTAGTGCTGACCATCGCCAATTTCTGGGCGGCGGCGGCGAGCGGACCCAATCCGATCCTGGGCGCGCTGCCCGCGGCGGGGACGGGCGGGATGGCCGACCCCTCGGGGCAGCAGGTCGGCGCGGACTGGCCCTCCTATGGCGGCACCGGCGCCGCGCGGCGCTATTCGGCGCTGGCGCAGATCAACCCGGACAATGTCGGCAAGCTGCAACGGGCATGGGGCATCCACACCGGCGACATGCCCTCGACCGCCGCCAAGGGCACCTATGGCGCGGAGACTACCCCGCTCAAGATCGGGGACAGCCTCTATCTCTGCACCCCCAAGAACATCCTGATCGCGCTCGATCCCGCCACCGGCGCGCAACGCTGGCGCTTCGATCCCAAGGTGCCGGATACCGCGATCCCCTATACCGCCGCCTGTCGCGGCGTCGTCTATTACGCCAAGCCGGGGATCATGCCCGACCAGCCCTGTGCGACTCGGATCATCGAGGGGACGCTCGACGCCCGGCTGATCGCAGTCGACGCGCGCACCGGCAAGCCCTGCGCCGATTTCGGCACCAATGGGCAGATGGATACCAAGATCGGGATGGGCAGCACCCCCGACGGCTATGTCTCGATCACCTCGCCGCCGACGCTGGTGCGCGGCGTGCTCGTTGTCGGGCACCAGATCCTCGACGGACAGGATCGCTGGGCGCCGTCGGGTGTCATCCAGGGGTTCGACGTGGTGACCGGCCAGCTCCGCTGGGGCTGGGACATGATGCACCCCGAATGGAACGGCTATCCGCCGGCGGGGCAGCAATGGTCGCGCGGCACGCCGAACATGTGGACGATGGCGTCGGGCGACGAGCAGCTCGGGCTGGTCTATCTGCCGATGGGCAATGCCTCCGCCGATTATTATTCAAGCCTGCGCCGCCCGGAGGAGCACCAGTTCGCAACCTCGCTCGTTGCGCTCGACGTGACCACGGGCAAGCCGCGCTGGCGGTTCCAGGCGGTGCGCCACGACGTGTGGGACTATGATTTCGGCGCGGAGGCGACGCTGGTCGACTATCAGGGCGTGCCGGCGATCGTGCTGCCGTCGAAACAGGGCGACATCTACATCCTCGATCGCCGCACCGGCCAGCCGCTGACTCCGGTGGGCGAGGTTCGCGCCCCGCAGATCGGCGTCGAGCCGCAGCAGCGCGCGGCGACCCAGCCGGTGTCGCTATGGCATACGCTGCGCAAGCCCGAGCTGACCGAGCGTGACATGTGGGGCATGTCGCCAATCGACCAGATGGTGTGCCGCATCCAGTTCCGCCGTGCGAGCTACAAGGGGTTCTACACCCCGCCCGAGGCCGACCGGCATTCGGTGCAATATCCCGGCTATAATGGCGGGACCGACTGGGGCGGCGTCGCCGTCGATCCGCAGCGCGGGGTGATCGTCGCCAATTACAACGACATGCCCAATTACGTCCGGCTGGTCCCGCGCGCCGAGGCCAATCGGCGCGGCTGGGCGCCGCGCGACCAGGCGCGCGGCGAAATCGGCGGCGCGGAAGGCGCGGGCGATCCGCAGGCCAACACCCCCTATGCAGTCAACGTCAACGCCGGCTGGCGGCTGCCCTTTACGGGGATGCTGTGCAAGCAGCCGCCCTATGGCGGGATCCGCGCGATCGACATGGCGACGGGCAAGACGATCTGGGACCGCCCGCTGGGCGAGGCGCGCACCAACGGGCCGTTCGGCATCCCCTCGATGCTGCCGATCACGATCGGGACGCCCAATAATGGCGGGTCGGTGGTCACCGCGGGCGGGCTGATCTTCATTGCCGCCGCGACCGACAACCTGATCCGCGCGATCGACCTGCGCACCGGCAAGACGCTGTGGAAGGACGTGCTGCCCGGTGGCGGGCAGGCGACGCCGATGACCTATGAGATCAACGGCAAGCAATATCTGGTCATCATGGCCGGCGGGCACCATTTCATGGAGACGCCGGTGAGCGACGAACTCATCGCCTATGCATTGCCGGAGTAG
- a CDS encoding leucyl aminopeptidase family protein: MSDLSSLIQPDRGQPARTIHIIDAKGYDEWLGAQPPRHRAAAVAQKLSPTGYSNAILPGDGPEDWSVVTVVAKADKLGIWCLAKLAETLPEGTYRVEGTEPGKALYGWLTAQYKFDRYKKKDGKAQGPRILLTGDPAKMDEALRMAGVAFKLRDRINIGANDMGPADLEEAATDLAKAYGATLSVVKGPEVEKGYGLLWAVGKAAGKGREPRLIEIEWGNPDHPRVAIIGKGVCFDTGGLDIKPASGMRLMKKDMGGAAHALALAELVMQNRLPVRLHMLVPAVENSINGEATRPGDVMISRKGLSVENSNTDAEGRLILADALTKAAEANPELVFDFATLTGAARVALGADLQAVFANDDTLASELMNAAETENDPMWRMPLYDPYKDLLKSDVADMVNAAEGPFGGAITAALFLKEFVPDKAQWAHFDIFCWNGSAKPGRPKGAEAVSLRATWKVLKDRYGG; this comes from the coding sequence ATGTCCGATCTCTCCTCGCTGATTCAGCCCGACCGCGGCCAGCCCGCGCGCACCATCCACATCATCGATGCCAAGGGCTATGACGAATGGCTGGGGGCCCAGCCGCCCCGCCATCGCGCCGCCGCCGTGGCGCAGAAGCTGTCGCCCACCGGCTATTCCAACGCGATCCTCCCCGGTGACGGGCCGGAGGATTGGTCGGTCGTCACCGTCGTCGCCAAGGCCGACAAGCTGGGAATCTGGTGCCTCGCCAAGCTCGCCGAGACGCTGCCCGAGGGCACCTATCGCGTCGAGGGCACCGAGCCCGGCAAGGCGCTGTATGGCTGGCTGACCGCGCAGTATAAGTTCGATCGCTACAAGAAGAAGGACGGCAAGGCGCAGGGCCCGCGCATCCTCCTGACCGGCGATCCGGCGAAGATGGACGAGGCGCTGCGCATGGCCGGCGTCGCGTTCAAGCTGCGCGACCGGATCAATATCGGCGCCAACGACATGGGCCCCGCCGACCTGGAAGAGGCGGCGACCGACCTGGCCAAGGCCTATGGCGCGACGCTCAGCGTCGTGAAGGGGCCGGAGGTCGAGAAGGGCTATGGCCTGCTCTGGGCAGTCGGCAAGGCTGCGGGCAAGGGTCGCGAGCCACGGCTGATCGAAATCGAATGGGGCAACCCCGATCACCCGCGCGTCGCGATCATCGGCAAGGGCGTGTGCTTCGATACCGGCGGGCTCGACATCAAGCCGGCATCGGGGATGCGGCTGATGAAGAAGGACATGGGCGGCGCCGCGCACGCGCTGGCACTCGCCGAGCTGGTGATGCAGAACCGCCTGCCGGTGCGGCTGCACATGCTGGTCCCCGCCGTGGAAAACTCGATCAATGGCGAGGCGACGCGCCCCGGCGACGTGATGATTTCGCGCAAGGGGCTCAGCGTCGAGAACAGCAATACCGATGCCGAAGGGCGGCTGATCCTGGCGGACGCGCTGACCAAGGCGGCGGAGGCCAATCCCGAGCTGGTGTTCGACTTCGCGACGCTGACCGGCGCCGCCCGCGTCGCGCTGGGCGCCGATCTCCAGGCGGTGTTCGCCAATGACGATACGCTCGCGTCGGAGCTGATGAACGCTGCCGAGACCGAGAACGACCCGATGTGGCGGATGCCGCTCTACGATCCGTACAAGGATCTGCTAAAGTCCGACGTGGCGGACATGGTCAACGCCGCCGAGGGCCCGTTCGGCGGGGCGATCACCGCCGCTTTGTTCCTCAAGGAATTCGTGCCGGACAAGGCGCAATGGGCGCATTTCGACATTTTCTGCTGGAACGGCAGCGCGAAGCCGGGCCGTCCCAAGGGTGCCGAGGCAGTCAGCCTGCGCGCGACGTGGAAAGTGCTCAAGGACCGCTACGGCGGATAA
- the tpiA gene encoding triose-phosphate isomerase → MRRKLVAGNWKMHGLNAQLGEVEAIAAAAAATPQVDVALCVPFTLITRAAAAAGAMPIGAQDVHEAESGAHTGCVSGAMLREAGATLAIVGHSERRADQHETSHDAWAKAMAARRAGLGVILCCGETEAERDAGRAERIVQSQIEKSLPDGASGDWLTIAYEPRWAIGTGRTPTLEDIAAIHAIARAKLRHMVGEAAETIRILYGGSVTGANAAEILAVDNVDGALVGGASLTAAKFVPIIAAAATLAG, encoded by the coding sequence ATGCGGCGCAAACTGGTGGCCGGAAACTGGAAGATGCACGGGCTGAACGCACAACTCGGCGAAGTCGAGGCGATTGCCGCGGCCGCCGCCGCGACGCCGCAGGTCGACGTGGCATTGTGCGTGCCCTTCACGCTGATCACGCGCGCCGCAGCGGCCGCGGGAGCGATGCCGATCGGCGCGCAGGACGTTCACGAGGCTGAGTCCGGTGCGCATACCGGGTGTGTATCGGGGGCGATGCTGCGCGAGGCAGGGGCGACGCTGGCGATCGTCGGCCATTCCGAGCGTCGTGCGGATCAGCATGAAACCAGCCACGACGCCTGGGCAAAGGCGATGGCCGCGCGCCGTGCCGGGCTCGGCGTCATCCTGTGCTGCGGCGAGACCGAGGCCGAGCGCGACGCGGGCCGCGCCGAGCGGATCGTCCAGTCGCAGATCGAAAAGTCGCTGCCCGACGGCGCATCGGGCGATTGGCTGACGATTGCCTATGAGCCGCGCTGGGCGATCGGCACGGGGCGCACCCCGACGCTGGAGGACATCGCCGCGATCCACGCGATCGCGCGGGCCAAGCTGCGGCACATGGTCGGCGAAGCGGCGGAGACGATCCGCATCCTGTATGGCGGATCGGTGACCGGGGCCAACGCCGCCGAGATACTGGCAGTCGACAATGTCGACGGCGCGCTGGTCGGTGGGGCGAGCCTGACCGCGGCGAAGTTCGTGCCGATCATCGCGGCGGCGGCGACGCTGGCGGGCTGA
- a CDS encoding penicillin acylase family protein, which translates to MLNRRSFLLATSAALVTGAAAATAAPAWLQALPARQTRVRGARAPIDIVDDRFGTPHIRAASIPDAFFGQGYVVARDRLFQIDLGHRRELGRLAEVFGARFAAHDAAARLFHYRGDLEAELRGVPRDVLACARAYVAGINARVDEVLADPSLLPLEYQILKVAPLHWDIVDLVRARDGAVGNADDEVRRAQLAALGLLALDEIIAPLRPAWTLRVPEGLDVAAVSEADLGVLRLGGLPFAPERPAADPAGPTERANAGSNAWTVAPSRTATGRAILANDPHLGIGGFGPRHVAHLSAPGLDVIGGGAPGLPGIMQGHTDRFAFGRTNSHIDQSDLFVLELDPDDPERYRHDGGWKRFDRVEEVIAVKDAAPERVTQRYAVQGAVIAHDPARRRATVLATIGQQPGGHGAFAMIAINLAKDWASLRKACRLHPSPTNLHYADVDGNTGWQVIGFAPVRKRGDGLLPMPGDGRYDWTGRRDYRTMPGEYNPAKGWFASANQDNLPGDWPRDRIPAFSFRDPYRYNRIADVLARQDKHSVADSIALQYDTFSTPAQQLLALLPARPSAAARPAVEMLRGWDARIAADSGAAALFEIVWRDLGKRMLAAIVPERARALVTTIGASVLLELLARPDARLGSDPAAARDAMLDAALAAAWSTAGTLLGADPAGWRYGTLHKIRIRHPLSAIPAIAAAFPPIEGEGSGGDGYTVMARWLGSGLDWRVAGGASYLQVIDVGAWDNARMLNLPGQSNDPRSPHYRDQYRPWAAGAMQPMPFTRAAVDAVAAARTTLRPG; encoded by the coding sequence ATGCTGAACCGTCGATCCTTCCTGCTGGCCACCAGTGCGGCGCTGGTGACCGGCGCTGCCGCCGCGACGGCGGCCCCGGCGTGGCTGCAGGCGCTGCCCGCGCGCCAGACCCGCGTGCGCGGTGCCAGGGCGCCGATCGACATCGTCGATGACCGCTTCGGCACCCCGCATATCCGCGCGGCGTCGATCCCCGACGCGTTTTTCGGCCAGGGCTATGTCGTCGCGCGCGACCGGCTGTTCCAGATCGACCTGGGGCATCGCCGCGAGCTGGGGCGGCTGGCCGAGGTGTTCGGCGCGCGGTTCGCGGCGCACGACGCCGCCGCGCGGCTGTTCCACTATCGCGGCGATCTGGAGGCCGAGTTGCGCGGCGTGCCCCGCGACGTGCTGGCCTGCGCGCGCGCCTATGTCGCGGGGATCAACGCCCGAGTCGACGAGGTGCTCGCTGACCCGTCGCTGCTCCCGCTCGAATATCAGATCCTCAAGGTCGCGCCGCTGCATTGGGATATAGTCGACCTGGTGCGCGCCCGTGACGGCGCGGTCGGCAATGCCGATGACGAAGTCCGGCGCGCGCAGCTGGCGGCGCTGGGGCTGCTCGCGCTCGACGAGATTATCGCGCCGCTGCGCCCGGCCTGGACGTTGCGCGTGCCCGAGGGGCTCGACGTCGCGGCGGTGAGCGAGGCCGATCTGGGCGTGCTGCGGCTCGGCGGGCTGCCGTTCGCGCCCGAGCGTCCCGCCGCCGATCCCGCCGGGCCTACCGAGCGCGCCAATGCCGGCAGCAATGCGTGGACGGTCGCGCCCTCGCGGACCGCGACGGGGCGCGCGATCCTGGCGAACGATCCGCATCTGGGCATTGGCGGCTTCGGCCCGCGCCATGTCGCGCATCTGAGCGCGCCGGGGCTCGACGTGATCGGCGGCGGTGCGCCGGGGTTGCCGGGGATCATGCAGGGGCATACCGATCGCTTCGCGTTCGGGCGGACCAATTCGCATATCGACCAGTCCGACCTGTTCGTCCTCGAACTCGATCCCGACGATCCCGAGCGCTATCGCCATGACGGGGGGTGGAAGCGGTTCGATCGCGTCGAGGAGGTGATCGCGGTCAAGGACGCTGCGCCCGAGCGCGTGACGCAGCGCTATGCGGTGCAGGGTGCAGTGATCGCGCACGACCCCGCGCGGCGGCGCGCGACCGTGCTCGCGACGATCGGGCAGCAGCCGGGCGGGCATGGCGCCTTTGCGATGATCGCGATCAACCTGGCCAAGGACTGGGCGAGCCTTCGCAAGGCGTGCCGCCTGCATCCGTCGCCGACCAACCTCCATTATGCCGATGTCGACGGCAATACCGGGTGGCAGGTGATCGGCTTCGCGCCGGTGCGCAAGCGCGGTGACGGGCTGTTGCCCATGCCGGGCGACGGGCGCTACGACTGGACCGGGCGGCGCGACTATCGCACGATGCCGGGCGAGTATAACCCCGCCAAGGGCTGGTTCGCCTCGGCCAACCAGGACAATCTGCCTGGCGACTGGCCGCGCGACCGCATTCCCGCCTTCTCGTTCCGCGATCCCTATCGCTACAACCGGATCGCCGACGTGCTGGCGCGGCAGGACAAGCACAGCGTCGCGGACAGCATCGCCCTGCAATACGACACGTTCTCGACTCCGGCGCAGCAGCTGCTCGCGCTGTTGCCCGCGCGTCCCTCGGCGGCGGCGCGGCCTGCGGTCGAGATGCTGCGCGGATGGGATGCGCGGATCGCGGCGGACAGCGGCGCGGCGGCGTTGTTCGAGATCGTGTGGCGCGACCTAGGCAAGCGGATGCTCGCGGCGATCGTGCCCGAGCGCGCCAGGGCGCTGGTGACGACGATCGGCGCATCGGTGCTGCTGGAGCTGCTCGCGCGGCCCGATGCGCGGTTGGGGAGCGATCCGGCGGCGGCGCGCGACGCGATGCTGGATGCGGCCCTCGCCGCGGCGTGGAGCACCGCGGGCACGCTGTTGGGGGCAGACCCGGCGGGCTGGCGCTATGGCACGCTCCACAAAATCCGTATCCGCCACCCGCTATCGGCGATCCCGGCGATCGCCGCGGCGTTCCCGCCGATCGAGGGCGAGGGGTCTGGGGGCGATGGCTATACGGTGATGGCGCGCTGGCTGGGTTCGGGGCTCGACTGGCGCGTGGCAGGGGGCGCGAGCTATTTGCAGGTGATCGACGTCGGCGCGTGGGACAATGCGCGGATGCTCAACCTGCCCGGCCAGTCGAACGACCCGCGCTCGCCGCATTATCGCGACCAATATCGCCCCTGGGCGGCGGGCGCGATGCAGCCGATGCCGTTCACGCGGGCCGCAGTCGACGCCGTGGCCGCAGCGCGCACGACGCTGCGGCCCGGCTGA
- a CDS encoding anthranilate synthase component II has translation MILVLDNYDSFTWNLVHYLMELGAEVQVVRNDALTARDAIASNAQAFLISPGPCTPNEAGISLDLVAACADLGKPLLGVCLGHQAIGQHFGGSVVRGGLMHGKTCPVEHDGTGLFTDLPSPFTATRYHSLIVTDIPDTLVVNATASDGSVMGFRHRELPIHGVQFHPESIATEHGHAMLANFLRAAGIDAKALA, from the coding sequence ATGATCCTCGTGCTCGACAATTATGACAGCTTCACCTGGAACCTCGTCCACTACCTGATGGAGCTGGGCGCGGAGGTTCAGGTCGTCCGCAACGACGCGCTGACCGCGCGCGACGCGATCGCCAGCAATGCGCAGGCGTTCCTGATCTCGCCCGGCCCCTGCACCCCGAACGAGGCGGGGATCAGCCTCGATCTGGTCGCCGCCTGCGCCGATCTGGGCAAGCCGCTGCTCGGCGTGTGCCTGGGGCATCAGGCGATCGGCCAGCATTTCGGCGGCAGCGTGGTGCGCGGCGGGCTGATGCACGGCAAGACCTGCCCTGTCGAGCATGACGGCACCGGACTGTTCACCGACCTCCCCTCGCCCTTCACCGCGACGCGCTATCACTCGCTGATCGTCACCGACATTCCCGATACGCTGGTGGTCAACGCGACGGCGAGCGACGGATCGGTCATGGGCTTCCGCCACCGCGAGCTGCCGATCCACGGCGTCCAGTTCCACCCCGAAAGCATCGCGACCGAGCATGGCCATGCGATGCTCGCCAATTTCCTGCGCGCCGCGGGCATCGATGCGAAGGCGCTGGCGTGA
- the trpE gene encoding anthranilate synthase component I → MVQGAEAARTALAAGRPALLWRRQVADTETPVAAALKLIEPGRGDFLLESVEGGATRGRHSLIGLAPDLVFRATAGDAAINRRWLTDRAAFADCDAPALEALRALVGACRMEVPPELPRALACLVGYFSYETIGLVETLPRPPANPLGVPDMMFVRPTVILIFDRLADSLFLVAPVWPDADTAPDALVEAAAERIEATAARLAGPALPAPVRAEPAEIALSPVLAPGRYGEMVAQAKDYIAAGDIFQVVLAQRFTAPFTLPPFELYRALRRVNPSPFLYHLDLPGFALTGSSPEILVRARDGEITIRPIAGTRPRGKTAAEDEANRTSLLADPKERAEHLMLLDLGRNDVGRAADAGSVRVTDSYTVEFYSHVMHIVSNVVGRLKPGSDALDALFAGFPAGTVSGAPKVRACQIIAELEPETRGPYAGGVGYFSPDGSMDSCIVLRTALVKDGVMHVQSGAGIVADSDPAYEQRECEAKAGALIAAAREAIARAAESGFGQ, encoded by the coding sequence GTGGTACAGGGCGCCGAAGCCGCGCGCACCGCGCTCGCCGCGGGGCGCCCGGCGCTCCTCTGGCGGCGCCAGGTCGCCGATACCGAGACTCCGGTCGCCGCAGCGCTCAAGCTGATCGAGCCCGGGCGCGGCGATTTCCTGCTCGAATCGGTCGAGGGCGGCGCCACGCGCGGGCGCCACAGCCTGATCGGCCTTGCCCCCGACCTGGTGTTCCGCGCCACCGCCGGGGATGCGGCGATCAATCGCCGCTGGCTGACCGATCGCGCCGCCTTTGCCGATTGCGACGCGCCCGCGCTGGAGGCGCTACGCGCGCTGGTCGGCGCCTGCCGGATGGAGGTGCCGCCCGAACTGCCCCGCGCGCTTGCCTGCCTCGTCGGCTATTTCAGCTATGAGACGATCGGGCTGGTCGAGACGCTGCCGCGTCCGCCTGCCAATCCTCTGGGCGTGCCCGACATGATGTTCGTGCGCCCGACGGTGATCCTGATCTTCGACCGGCTGGCCGATTCGCTGTTCCTGGTCGCGCCGGTATGGCCCGACGCCGATACCGCGCCCGACGCGCTGGTCGAGGCCGCTGCCGAACGCATCGAGGCGACCGCCGCGCGGCTCGCCGGCCCCGCCCTCCCCGCGCCCGTCCGCGCCGAACCCGCCGAGATCGCGCTCAGCCCGGTGCTGGCGCCCGGTCGCTATGGCGAGATGGTGGCGCAGGCGAAGGACTATATCGCCGCGGGCGACATTTTTCAGGTGGTGCTGGCGCAGCGCTTCACCGCGCCGTTCACGCTGCCCCCGTTCGAACTCTACCGCGCGCTCCGCCGCGTGAACCCCTCGCCCTTTCTCTATCATCTCGACTTGCCCGGCTTCGCGCTGACCGGGTCGAGCCCGGAGATTCTGGTGCGCGCGCGCGACGGCGAAATCACGATCCGCCCGATCGCCGGCACCCGCCCGCGCGGCAAGACCGCCGCCGAGGACGAGGCAAACCGCACCAGCCTGCTCGCCGATCCCAAGGAGCGCGCCGAGCATCTGATGCTGCTCGATCTGGGCCGCAACGATGTCGGCCGCGCGGCGGACGCGGGCAGCGTGCGCGTGACCGACAGCTACACCGTCGAATTCTACAGCCATGTCATGCACATCGTCTCGAACGTCGTCGGCCGGCTGAAGCCGGGCAGCGACGCGCTCGACGCGCTGTTCGCGGGCTTTCCGGCGGGCACCGTCAGCGGCGCGCCAAAGGTGCGCGCGTGCCAGATCATCGCCGAGCTGGAGCCCGAAACGCGCGGGCCCTATGCGGGCGGGGTCGGCTATTTCTCGCCCGACGGCTCGATGGATTCATGCATCGTGCTGCGCACCGCGCTGGTCAAGGACGGGGTGATGCACGTCCAGTCGGGCGCGGGCATCGTCGCCGATTCGGACCCCGCCTATGAACAGCGCGAATGCGAGGCAAAGGCCGGCGCGCTGATCGCCGCCGCGCGCGAGGCCATCGCGCGGGCGGCGGAAAGCGGCTTCGGCCAGTAA
- a CDS encoding peptidylprolyl isomerase, with product MLKFFRNFTKSRYGLIAVFVFLGLIALAFAASDITGVRTTSGGSTGGVVAKVGGTDITDTEVKERIDRFIRGLQQQGQNVTVEQFLAEGGLELAVDEMINSAALVEFAKQSGMQVSKKLVDGEIASNPSFAGFDGKFSQKTYEDLLAQNRISPVAFRNSLTDERYSNWLINRATVSAQIPDGVVLPYASLLLERRTGIVGLVSTIAMDPGADPDEKTLTAYYTSNRARYSVPQRRIVRYALVKPDALRATLAATDAEIAAAYKANAARYAASEKRSVRQLIVLDQATANNVAAQVKAGKAITAVATAAGLEPTNFDAVEKAALARQTTTAIADAAFAAPQGGVVGPVRSQLGWHVLQVEKVEKIAARTLEQVRSELADEVTQRKTAEALATTRQSIEDGIGDDKNFDETIAAAKLTAAVTPALTAAGTNPDDAAYQPDPALAAIMRAGFAATDPNDDPQVVPVGPDGSFAVVKLDRVVAAAPRPLAQIRDQVNKDYLVEQALQKARTAANAVVAKLQKGVPMQQALSEAGVTKGPAPKPFDFKRAEVLSQQMAPSIQMAFRMAPKTAKLVQAENRAGYYVVYLDAVEQHSAAGDRAAIDRVRADIAPQLGGEYAREFIQSVRSHIKVTRNDKAIAALRADLSRQGTAAR from the coding sequence ATGCTCAAATTCTTCCGGAACTTCACCAAGTCGCGCTACGGCCTGATCGCGGTGTTCGTGTTCCTAGGGCTCATCGCGCTTGCCTTCGCGGCCAGCGACATCACCGGCGTCCGCACCACGAGCGGCGGCAGCACCGGCGGCGTCGTGGCCAAAGTGGGGGGGACCGACATCACCGATACCGAAGTGAAGGAGCGGATCGACCGCTTCATCCGCGGGCTTCAGCAGCAGGGCCAGAACGTCACCGTCGAGCAGTTCCTCGCCGAGGGCGGGCTCGAGCTTGCCGTGGACGAAATGATCAACAGTGCCGCGCTGGTCGAATTCGCCAAGCAATCGGGGATGCAGGTCAGCAAGAAGCTGGTCGATGGCGAAATCGCCAGCAACCCGTCCTTCGCGGGCTTTGACGGCAAGTTCAGCCAAAAGACCTATGAGGATCTGCTCGCGCAGAACCGCATCTCGCCGGTCGCCTTCCGCAACAGCCTGACCGACGAGCGCTACAGCAACTGGCTGATCAACCGCGCCACGGTCAGCGCGCAGATCCCCGACGGCGTCGTCCTCCCCTATGCGTCGCTGCTGCTCGAACGCCGCACCGGCATTGTCGGGCTGGTCTCGACGATCGCGATGGACCCCGGCGCCGACCCGGACGAAAAGACGCTGACCGCCTATTACACCAGCAATCGCGCCCGCTATTCGGTGCCGCAGCGCCGGATCGTCCGCTATGCGCTGGTCAAGCCCGACGCGCTGCGCGCCACGCTCGCCGCAACCGATGCGGAGATCGCGGCGGCGTACAAGGCCAATGCCGCGCGCTATGCCGCCAGCGAGAAGCGCAGCGTGCGCCAGCTGATCGTGCTCGACCAGGCGACCGCCAACAATGTCGCGGCGCAGGTGAAGGCGGGCAAGGCGATCACCGCCGTCGCCACCGCCGCCGGGCTGGAGCCGACCAATTTCGACGCGGTGGAAAAGGCCGCCTTGGCGCGCCAGACGACGACTGCGATCGCCGACGCCGCCTTCGCCGCACCGCAGGGCGGCGTCGTAGGCCCGGTGCGCTCGCAGCTCGGCTGGCATGTGCTCCAGGTCGAGAAGGTCGAAAAGATCGCCGCACGCACGCTGGAGCAGGTTCGCAGCGAGCTTGCCGACGAAGTCACCCAGCGCAAGACCGCAGAGGCTCTCGCCACGACTCGGCAGAGCATCGAGGACGGCATTGGCGACGACAAGAATTTCGACGAGACGATCGCCGCCGCCAAGCTCACGGCCGCGGTCACCCCGGCGCTGACCGCCGCGGGCACCAACCCCGACGATGCCGCCTATCAGCCCGATCCGGCGCTCGCCGCGATCATGCGTGCCGGCTTCGCCGCGACCGACCCGAATGACGACCCGCAGGTCGTGCCGGTCGGGCCCGATGGAAGCTTCGCCGTGGTCAAGCTCGACCGCGTCGTCGCCGCCGCCCCTCGCCCGCTCGCGCAGATCCGCGATCAGGTGAACAAGGACTATCTGGTCGAACAGGCGCTGCAAAAGGCACGTACGGCGGCCAATGCCGTCGTCGCGAAGCTCCAGAAGGGCGTGCCGATGCAACAGGCGCTGAGCGAAGCGGGCGTGACCAAGGGTCCGGCGCCGAAGCCGTTCGACTTCAAGCGCGCCGAAGTGCTTTCGCAGCAGATGGCGCCGTCGATCCAGATGGCGTTCCGCATGGCACCCAAGACCGCCAAGCTGGTCCAGGCGGAGAACCGCGCGGGCTATTATGTCGTCTATCTCGACGCCGTCGAACAGCACAGCGCCGCGGGCGACCGTGCCGCGATCGATCGCGTCCGCGCCGACATCGCGCCGCAGCTGGGCGGCGAATATGCCCGCGAATTCATCCAGTCGGTGCGCAGCCACATCAAGGTGACGCGCAACGACAAGGCGATCGCGGCGTTGCGCGCCGATCTGAGCCGCCAGGGCACGGCGGCCCGCTGA